In one window of Juglans regia cultivar Chandler chromosome 3, Walnut 2.0, whole genome shotgun sequence DNA:
- the LOC109009637 gene encoding kinesin-like protein KIN-5B, producing the protein MSLTPDQSKKVGSGMTPSPHPFLTPHPERRRMDPRMVEWNSNRQDRDKESNVQVLLRCRPLSDDEQRLNVPKVISCNEHKREVTVLQNVANKQIDRVFTFDKVFGPKAQQRSIYDQAISPIVNEVLEGFNCTVFAYGQTGTGKTYTMEGGMRNKGGDLPVEAGVIPRAVRQIFDMLETQNADYSMKVTFLELYNEEITDLLAPEDNSRSTEDRQKKPISLMEDGKGCVVIRGLEEVAVYSMSEIYTLLEQGASKRRTADTLLNKHSSRSHSIFTITVHVKEATVGDEELIKCGKLNLVDLAGSENISRSGAREGRAREAGEINKSLLTLGRVINALVEHSAHIPYRDSKLTRLLRDSLGGKTKTCIIATISPSAHCLEETLSTLDYAFRAKNIKNKPEANQKMSKAVLLKEVFLEIERMKQDVRAAREKNGVYIPHERFAREEAEKKAKNEKIEQLENDLNLSEKQVDTFRERYLTEQEQKLHLESDLKECKINLENSNKSLLDLQENYLLAITTLKEKEFIISKLLCSEKSLVERAKELRTNLQGATEDISSLFAKLEQKDKMEAENQSMVLNFGSQLDQSLKDLHRTILGSVSQQQQHLRCMEEHVRSYLASKCDVTQALELRIKKMTETYTSGAATLKELANTLQRKASSDLEQINSTISKQAMAVENLLITLVLDAKEVIGDIQNSLDEQKQLLAFSSQQQEEGLQRSLVSAQVISKATMSFFNNIHNRASKVMSILEENQVERSHQLINFEENFKEEAAREEKLALEKIARILETLTSKKTYMVSKASRNIQDSSAQENTRLKHEISKMQQVSTVAKEELIEYVEEVESHFMEDTFSAAESRTVMEDCLYECSNRVDYSGKQWENAQSSLNSLIKIGISDMESTIMENIYANHFAHEEFVSASSSVNADLDARASDILVAVKDSLILDRENKKEIDSMTTLCLDQLKLTQEKHGGSMSNIRSQAEKCLVKDYLVDEHTSATPKKRDIAVPSLASIEEMRTPIFEIENKDNNNTSEDGLKWAITESKIPHLATSPMLQRTPFADINRF; encoded by the exons ATGTCACTCACTCCTGATCAATCTAAGAAAGTGGGATCGGGGATGACACCGTCTCCCCATCCTTTTCTTACCCCTCACCCTGAACGGCGGCGTATGGACCCGAGAATGGTAGAATGGAACTCAAACCGTCAGGACAGGGATAAAGAGAGCAATGTGCAAGTTTTGCTAAGATGCAG GCCTTTAAGTGATGATGAGCAAAGGTTGAATGTGCCGAAGGTGATATCATGTAATGAACACAAAAGAGAAGTCACTGTTTTGCAAAACGTAGCTAATAAGCAAATAGATAGAGTTTTCACCTTTGACAAG GTTTTTGGCCCCAAAGCACAGCAAAGGTCTATATATGACCAGGCAATTTCACCAATTGTTAATGAAGTCCTTGAGGGATTCAACTGCACTGTCTTTGCATATGGGCAGACTGGCACTGGAAAAACATATACAATGGAGGGTGGGATGAGAAACAAG GGTGGGGATTTGCCTGTGGAGGCTGGAGTTATTCCAAGGGCAGTTCGTCAAATTTTTGATATGCTGGAGACACAGAATGCTGACTATAGCATGAAGGTGACATTTTTGGAACTGTACAATGAAGAAATAACTGATTTACTGGCTCCCGAAGACAATTCAAGATCGACTGAAGATAGACAAAAGAAACCGATTTCCCTAATGGAGGATGGAAAGGGTTGCGTGGTTATAAGAGGCCTTGAGGAGGTAGCCGTGTACAGCATGAGTGAAATTTATACTCTCTTGGAACAAGGGGCATCCAAAAGGCGTACTGCAGACACCTTGTTAAACAAGCACAGCAG CCGTTCTCATTCCATCTTTACCATTACTGTCCATGTAAAAGAAGCAACTGTTGGTGATGAGGAGCTAATTAAATGCGGCAAGCTTAATCTTGTTGATTTGGCAGGATCAGAGAATATATCTCGCTCAGGTGCACGAGag GGTCGGGCAAGAGAAGCAGGGGAGATAAACAAAAGCTTACTCACCCTAGGCCGTGTTATAAATGCACTTGTGGAACATTCTGCTCATATACCTTACAG GGATAGCAAACTTACCAGGTTGTTGAGAGACTCCTTAGGGGGCAAAACAAAAACTTGCATCATCGCTACAATTTCTCCTTCTGCTCATTGTTTGGAAGAAACTCTAAGCACTTTAGATTACGCCTTCCGtgccaaaaacataaaaaacaagcCCGAG GCCAATCAAAAAATGTCCAAGGCTGTGTTgcttaaggaagtgtttttggAAATTGAGAGAATGAAACAAG ATGTTCGAGCAGCAAGGGAAAAGAATGGTGTTTATATTCCGCATGAAAGGTTTGCCCGAGAAGAAGCCGAAAAGAAG GCGAAGAATGAGAAGATTGAGCAATTGGAGAATGATCTCAACCTCAGCGAGAAA CAAGTGGATACATTTCGTGAGCGCTATTTAACTGAGCAAGAACAGAAACTGCATTTGGAAAGTGACCTCAAAGAATGCAAG ATAAATCTGGAAAACAGTAACAAGTCATTGCTTGATCTTCAAGAAAACTACCTGTTAGCCATCACAACATTGAAGGAAAAGGAGTTTATTATTTCCAAACTGTTATGCTCAG AAAAATCTTTAGTTGAACGTGCAAAGGAGTTGCGCACCAATCTGCAGGGTGCAACAGAGGATATATCTTCACTGTTTGCAAAATTag AACAGAAAGACAAGATGGAAGCAGAGAACCAGAGCATGGTTTTGAATTTTGGTTCTCAGCTGGATCAGAGCTTAAAAGACCTGCACAGGACCATCCTGGGGTCGGTTTCTCAACAACAGCAGCATTTAAGATGCATGGAAGAACATGTCCGCTCATATCTTGCTAGCAAATGTGAT GTAACACAGGCGCTTGAATtaagaattaagaaaatgacaGAGACTTATACATCAGGAGCAGCAACCTTGAAGGAGCTTGCTAATACGCTGCAAAGGAAAGCTTCCTCAGACCTGGAGCAGATAAATTCTACAATCTCAAAGCAGGCAATGGCAGTTGAGAAT TTGCTTATAACTTTGGTTTTGGACGCCAAGGAGGTTATTGGTGACATCCAAAACTCTCTTGATGAACAAAAACAGTTGCTGGCTTTCTCCAGTCAACAACAGGAGGAG GGGTTACAACGCAGTTTGGTTTCAGCACAAGTAATTTCAAAGGCAACCATGAGCTTCTTTAATAACATTCACAATCGTGCTTCTAAAGTAATGTCAATACTTGAAGAAAACCAAGTTGAGAGATCCCACCAATTAATAAACTTTGAGGAGAATTTTAAG GAGGAGGCTGCTAGAGAAGAAAAACTGGCTTTGGAGAAAATTGCGAGAATATTAGAAACCTTGACATCGAAGAAAACATATATG gtcTCAAAGGCATCAAGGAACATCCAGGACTCAAGTGCACAAGAGAACACAAGATTGAAGCATGAGATTTCCAAGATGCAGCAAGTTTCAACTGTTGCTAAGGAGGAGTTGATTGAATATGTGGAAGAGGTGGAAAGTCATTTCATGGAAGACACATTCTCAGCCGCTGAGTCTAGGACTGTCATGGAAGATTGTCTTTATGAGTg CTCAAATAGAGTGGATTATTCTGGGAAGCAGTGGGAAAATGCACAGTCGTCCTTAAATAGTCTTATTAAGATTGGTATTTCAGATATGGAGTCTACTATAAT ggaaaatatatatgcaaatcaTTTTGCACATGAAGAATTTGTGTCTGCATCATCCTCGGTAAATGCAGATCTTGATGCTAGAGCCAGTGACATTCTTGTAGCTGTTAAAg ATTCGTTGATCCTGGATCGTGAAAATAAGAAGGAAATAGACTCTATGACAACCTTGTGCTTGGATCAGCTTAAACTGACACAAGAAAAGCACGGTGGAAGTATGTCAAATATCCGTAGCCAAGCAGAAAAGTGCCTCGTAAAAGATTATTTG GTCGATGAGCATACTAGCGCAACACCTAAGAAGCGTGATATAGCAGTGCCAAGTTTGGCATCCATTGAGGAGATGAGAACACCCATCTTTGAAATCGAAAacaaagataataataatacttcAGAGGATGGGTTGAAATGGGCCATCACTGAAAGCAAGATCCCGCATCTGGCAACCTCACCTATGCTTCAGAGAACGCCCTTTGCTGATATCAATCGATTTTGA